CCGTTTTCCATCGAAATTGTTCTTTTTAATACTTAAAGAAAGAATCTCATTAACTTTTGCTCAAAACGGGggtttttaaccattttctaCCTTTAGCaaacggttaaaaaataaccataatccaagttctcatcgaaatctcattttatgagttttcactgaaaactcataaaacgacttgatccacaaaacttcgattatggttatttttcaagcattaatggttcaatatggccGAGCGTGCATCATAAACACACggaaagaataattttaaagcaatAAAGTTATGAACCAACATATTCCAAACAGgatgattttatgaaaaatgtgaaaaaaaatgttgtaaactaCTTATTTTAcgtataaatataattttcaacagtttgaagaaaataaataagaatctTTACGGAATTCTTTATGGAAAGAACCACGCTGTATGATGATTTTATTGgtacatatatttgaaaattaaaatattatagttGGAACGCTGTCAAATATCCATATAACTGATGAAGCATCGAACTTTCTTCTACAGTACTTTAAGTTTAAATGGAATGCGAATATAGTCCTATTGgtcgctggtagtgttcgtaaTTTTAAAACCGAGATTTTTACTAGAAAAGTTTTATTATAGCGTTATCTATCTattgattgataaaacaatattaTGGATTCTGAATATTCTggataaaaagttgaaaaggcagacattttttttaaacctcttATTGAAGGCGATTGCGATCAATGGTTATTGAACAGACTTATTTCCACTTCAAATTGTAGCTCGAGCTTAACTTTCATTCATGAATTGAAACGAATAAAAGCAtcgttttcccggttttttttacaaattcaaatttttaaatggcCTTTAAAGTTGCTGAAGTTGCTTGAATCgttcgaaaataaattcaaactttgCTTTTGCATAAGCCATGTATATTCACAGCGTAAgtatcttttattatttttgaattatttgctTTGCTTAGCAATACCGaattattttcagatttcatGTGAAGATTTCAGGGAACCGGAAGAGCTTAACTTCCGGTGTTACGATTTACAACCTGGACTTAGCTTTGTCTCCGTTTCCGATGGGCAGTTTGTATTTGAGTGCATTCGCTGGTTTTTGTGCGGCAGCGAAGTTCACGACTTCCATTTACTACAGCCATTACCCAACAAAGGAACTGCAATCACTTTGACCATTAAAATTGAAAGCACATCTTTTCGGCCTTCTTCGTATTGGCTTCAGAACCTCTTCAAAGAGAAAATTCTACAAAGTCGTCTCATAcatttcaaacgatttttgtCCAAACCCCGCGAAGTTCATATTGTTGAATGCAAAAAGACGATCAATTTTGATGACTTCCAGCAGGAAATGGAACATCTAGGGTTTCTGTTCCAACCAAAGCACCGTCCGCCGTTAAACCTAATCGGCGTGCATGAAATGCAAGACCGCATCAATTCTGAGCGAGGACTTTGGACAATTGTCAAAGAAATGCTTCAATTGGAAGCATTTCGGCAACTTGAAGTTAACGATCAGGTCGACAAATCTGGTTATCGATTGCAGTTGCAAAAAACGACTGCCGTAGATCTTCAAGAGAAAATAAAGGAACTACAGGAGCGTATTCAAACCAGTCGAGAATACGACAAGCTGCGACATAGCTTGGAACAAATGACAGGCAATTACTAGAACCTTAAAAACAATCGATTatagaattttattaaaatgtggAATTATTACAGGTGGCATTTTAAAAcgcgaaattcaaatttacactGGTGTCGCCAAAAGCTACGAATCCACGCTCAAAGAACTGGTCAGCAAAGGTGAAGCTGTGATAGAACAAAAGACAATACTTTCGCGATTGCTGCAACTCCAAACTAGTATCGTACCCGAAGTCAGCCAATTCCTAGTTAATAGTTTCTGTGAACGAAATTTTGTTCTGGAGGGGCTCTTTGCTATGTTTGGTGCAGATGACAATCAAATCGAAGATCTTTTTGGTCTGTTGATGACTCTAAAGAACAGTATAAATCATTTGGATCATCAGATTGCCGCCGCAACATCCGAAGTGAATCACGCTGAATTTCTAAAAGATGTCATTCGAATGTGCACAAGATTCTCGAATGTTAAATTGAGCACttggaaagaagaaaaaaccgcCTACAAGGAGTCGATTTGTAACTGCATTCTCAAAGAAAAAGTGGCGATTTATgatacgaaaaaaataattgacaatTTGGAACTGAGTCTCAATAACCTGGATCTTTCATTCAAGCTGAAAGAAGATTCCTTGCTGTTGAATAGAACCAACCATTTGTTGAATGAGTTTTCTACAGTAATGCAAAAATGGATGTAAGTTACAACAGAATGATATTAGTAggtactaatgtttttttttttttatttcttactattttttttctagtaaagCGTCTACGACCTTGGAACAGCTTAATTTGGATTTAGTTCATTGTGAAGCGGAAGTCTCTAACGATATCTCtgtgtttggatttttttcaactgagACTATCAATGGGATAGTGGCTTTGAAGCAATTCATGGAAACTACCACAGACGAAAATCTTTCATCAAACTACTACGGATTTGTTTACGAACAccttaaattttcagataagtCAATCGGTAACCAAATCTTTCCGGAAATTTTGGATCATTTATGTACTGCCGTTTTTCGCACGATGCATGCGGCgcagaaagttttaaaacatcttCCCAAGAAAAATGTACGCTTCTTAATCCTTCCACTGGATAGTACGTTTTCTGACGAGGACGAATCGCCACCCAAACTCCCCCCAAACTACCAACCTCTGGTGGAACTTATCGAAGACCATCAAcacaaaacaattttccaacatttGTTTAAATCGTACTTTTACACTAAAACGCCCCAAGAACAATGCCCCCAGCTATATGACGTTTGGGGCATCACTATATTCTACCTGCACGATAATATTACCGTTTGCACCGACGACGGTCGCACCAGAGGCGGAAGTTTCCCTGATTTTGACTGCTATCAGGATAGTTTGGAAGCCTGCATACGACAGTCGCTTGAGATGCGTCGAATCAAGCAGAAGCTGGTCGAATGTCAGCACAGTGTACGCGACTACGAGAAGCGGATAGACATGTTAATCAAATCGTTCATCAACACACAGGTGGATTCTATAGACAGGTAAGGTTTTATTTACTGCTTCCTAATGAATTGTACCTATAATTACGTAGTCTAAACTCAGAAACCTTTGCACGACATGCAAACACGACTTGAAGtatgtaatttgtttttaaaatacgtAATTGCATCGActaaaaaatcacttcgataagaaaaaaaagttgctaatgtgtcaaattttttttacgatGCTGGCCACcgtaaattataaataaacgacatctaccaaaaaaaatcgaacgacTAATGGatttcccaaaaaaatcttacatAATCCAGACAGATTTCTtaagacttaaaaaaatcttacataATCCAGATTtcttaagaattaaaaaaatattttcaattttccgctTTTTTCCACTTTATTGCTAAAAATCCGCTTTGCCCCATTATCATTAAAAGCACGCTAAAAGCTCATGCGCACTTATTTGATTCATTCATTGAGATGGTTCATCTCCTGGAATGTTCATTTCTCATATTATCGGTCGATTTTCGTCTAACCCATCCTATAGCTTTTATTGTGTATTTTGGATCCGAAATTTCATGGTCCTCGATAGTATAGTGGTCAGTATCCCCGCCTGTCACGCGGGAGACCGGGGTTCGATTCCCCGTcggggagattttttttttactttgtgaCTTTATTTGTGCCTCGCCAAACATAACGTAAAGCTTTATATTTTGCTTATTTAATGATTGATATTACGATTGATTCAGAGATGTCATGTGGaagtggaattaaaaaaaaaacgaaaacggctttttcttttgaatttactTCTGCATAGTGTTTGCACTTTTCTATTTGCCCTTTCGATAGATATGCTTGGCAGGATAAGATCTATCAACGGAAAAGTTACCAAAAAAGTTCTCCCCGACGGGGAATCGAACCCCGGTCTCCCGCGTGACAGGCGGGGATACTGACCACTATACTATCGAGGACATGATGGAAGGgcaaaaatagctatttttgaaatttgtgacaTGAAAGAACACTTTTGCTCAACCATCTAAGTGCAAATAACTGCCTAGGTAATGTCGAATATTATTAACTATAAACGAATGAATTAAATAATCTTGACAAATTTCTTAGAATTTTTAATGAACCCTTgactgataaataaaaattttattacataCTTCATTTCAGTTTATATGGTCCCATTTTCAAAAGATGAGACTAACTGAACAATGCCAAAGCATGATTTTTTCCTTCCTGAttgattgttattgaaattatAAACTACAGTTTTCGTTatgagtaattttaaattttatcaactttgtaaAAAGTTCCTCAACATCATATAtcatattaaataaaatcaatcagaaCAATATTGTTCAAGTCTGGTGTTTTAGTTGTAAGATTTCTTGTTGAATTGAATTGATTGGAATCTCCTATCAACTGTGATCTCAGTAATATCTTAAACTTAAACTAAgtt
This sequence is a window from Uranotaenia lowii strain MFRU-FL unplaced genomic scaffold, ASM2978415v1 HiC_scaffold_769, whole genome shotgun sequence. Protein-coding genes within it:
- the LOC129760791 gene encoding uncharacterized protein LOC129760791 translates to MEHLGFLFQPKHRPPLNLIGVHEMQDRINSERGLWTIVKEMLQLEAFRQLEVNDQVDKSGYRLQLQKTTAVDLQEKIKELQERIQTSREYDKLRHSLEQMTGGILKREIQIYTGVAKSYESTLKELVSKGEAVIEQKTILSRLLQLQTSIVPEVSQFLVNSFCERNFVLEGLFAMFGADDNQIEDLFGLLMTLKNSINHLDHQIAAATSEVNHAEFLKDVIRMCTRFSNVKLSTWKEEKTAYKESICNCILKEKVAIYDTKKIIDNLELSLNNLDLSFKLKEDSLLLNRTNHLLNEFSTVMQKWIKASTTLEQLNLDLVHCEAEVSNDISVFGFFSTETINGIVALKQFMETTTDENLSSNYYGFVYEHLKFSDKSIGNQIFPEILDHLCTAVFRTMHAAQKVLKHLPKKNVRFLILPLDSTFSDEDESPPKLPPNYQPLVELIEDHQHKTIFQHLFKSYFYTKTPQEQCPQLYDVWGITIFYLHDNITVCTDDGRTRGGSFPDFDCYQDSLEACIRQSLEMRRIKQKLVECQHSVRDYEKRIDMLIKSFINTQVDSIDRFYNLHKLEAQWDKVPILLRNLTKQRMTLARLGRQMEAWNYLLTVVEKERFNKRASYELQIAKCDQTISTRGREIRALEMEYDRKLCQMKYAFWQLRERLTYVGAFDGTLVSSAVHRALENVSGQCMKMLSDAMGKIDVKEPNYFAIADQLDLLKDASVNIEIMLFNYNERLRELDLFNQELSNLAKKRFKNLRMIKMPKDDRKLSQLYTFKKSLNHSQPGYRDSELEAMKMKLSLLETREKFISNCRTTFVSNMILPCVEKICWIKLRYITELMLKIPLKIPSGGLKLIFLYDQSQCPAIEQQNLHTPIFTAQHMVGMRFVYVDQNDQTIRLLGQNDAVLVNLLFFVTFLAMEGCRFLMVHHCFEDLSDENMKYLERYLKALIGNRMQLVISRDRKD